Part of the Vigna radiata var. radiata cultivar VC1973A unplaced genomic scaffold, Vradiata_ver6 scaffold_43, whole genome shotgun sequence genome is shown below.
GTAGCTGCTGTAGAGGCAATATTTGGATGGAAGCGTTTGGGAATGGTTGCAGTGGATGATAGTGTTTGCAGAGGTGATTTGGAACGGAGGCAAGCTTTGAATGGAATGACTACAACTTAGAAAGCCTTCACACAAGGAAGGAAGTTGCAGAGGAGAAAGCAAAGCATGGTGTGACTTTCGGGAAGGAGAAATTGACAATGCATTTCAGCAGAGTGTCTCTATTATCAACCAAAACTACTTACAAGCTGATGCCAAAGTGGGTTTTATAGATGAACCCCTCGGCTGTGTGATGGAAGGTGATGACCGTGATACATGGATCAACTTACACGTGGCTTACATGTGGCTTACATGAGAAGCATGTGCTGGTTTCTAGAAGAAAGCAAATGTATCACATTTACAATATGGAAAGAATGAAGCTCCAGCGTGTTGAAATGAAGATGACACGTGCTTCCATGTTGTAGCCCCTTCCTTGCTAAGCTCACCCCCTATGTGTAAATGACTTCTTTGTCCTTCTTCTTGGATTGGTTTGgtggactttatttattgggcttgggccccgcgtatgaTCCGTGCACCTTGGATCTCATTATCACCGCATAGTTTACTCTAGAGGGAGCTATGAGTTGCTATAAAACTCATACCATTATGTAAACGCTAAAAGTAACTGCTAAACTGTATGagaaagcaaaagcaaaatcataaacaaaaaacCAACAATCACCCACACACaactaattataatatgttacaTAACAATGCCTTAAACAGTTTACACAcattttcaacaaaatctaaCTTTGGCAAAATCTAACACtcacatttaaaacattttccacATTGTACACTGTTCAACGAAATGTTACAAACCAATGGCACAGAGAATAGATTACAAACGCAAACCTGACTACCAAAGATCAATGATTCCAATTTCAAGTGCACGTCCTTGATGTTCTTCCCAATCTTCCAGATTTCGCAACCAAACCACGTTCAAACTTTGATTCCTCAaaacccttaatttaattttcaaaacataaaccCTAATATCATAAATACactttcaaaatcaataaatccACCTCACTGTGCCTTAAGGTGTCCATGTGGGCAGTTAAATGCCATCTCATTTGGGTTTTGCACAGTTGGACAGTTGGCCATTAACGATTTAAACGTCGTctgtaaaaatgattaaattgaacacaaattcaatatttaagactacattgaacattttaaaaaaggtagaACCATTTCAAATAAACCTGACAAAAATTCGAACCACCAATGTTATTAAgccttaaaaaatatatcatagtaaatgttattttagaaaaaaaaaagaaaatataccgTTGAAGGTATAAGAATAATCTTTATCTAAACTaagtatatttactttttttaatcattactaaaaagttataattataataattatttaaaataaaaatattattaaattgttgtagaattttcataaaaataaataattaattatagatttttttattttacattattttttattaaattaattatttatatttaagaaaatacagatctgaaagataaataaataaatttgcatACCAATAAAAAGGACAGTTAAAAGTAGATATTAGTAAAACCTCTTGGCCTAAGTAGCCCTACCCATCACTGATTCCCTCTCTATCCATTGAGAAGTTCCCAAACAAAAAACCttctaaaatacatttaaacaCAAATGCCTCGTGCGCGCCCCTCGTTTTTGAATCCCTCAAACTGACAGTAACTCTGCCATGGCACCGAGCGATCTCCGCCGTCCGTTCAAGCGACCGCTGATTTCTGATCAAGAGAAGCGCAGGGCACAGTCTCTTCTCCGCCAGGCACAGAATCGCCAAGACGCCCAGCGCCATGCGCGTTTCTTAGTCAGCACCGTCCTCACTCTCCCTTCCCAATCCTACGTACCAGAATCCCAACCCGAACCCGAACCCGAACTCCAAGTCGAACTCGAACTTACCGAATCCATTTCCTCTTCGGGCTCGAACTCGCTCGAGAACCTCGATGTCCTCGGAGCCTCGAAGCTGAAGGCAGCGGAAGCTCGCAAGTGGTTCGCGAAGCAGCTCATGCTCCCCGAGTGGATGATCGACGTTCCCAACAACCTCGCTCAAGATTGGTTCTTCTCCTAACCTAAGTTTCCTTCAacgtctcttcttcttctcaatttCTTACACCTTAACCGAAACTTGATTTTCGTCGTTTTCAGGTTCGTCTTCGCTCGCCCTTCCGGAAAACGGTGTTTCGTCGTTTCGTGTAACGGAACGACTATTAGCCGTCTGCGTAACGGTTCCATTCTGAATCGGTTTCCCTCCGCGCTACCGAGCGGCGCCAGGAAAAAGGAATCCGGTTCCTCACAGTCTTACTCTATATTGGATTGCATCTTTCACGAGGTTACTACTTGCATATCTGaatgaatatgttttttttttaaattttttaatgttagtgTTGAGTGTTGACTTGTATTATGTGTGGTTTTTTGGGGTGGCAGCTGGATCAGACCTATTACGTTATTGACATGGTTTGTTGGAGGGGTTACTCTCTGTCCGATTGCACTGCGGAGTTTAGGTTCTTCTGGTTGAATTCCAAGCTTGCAGAAAGTGGTGCTTGTGAACCTCCTTCTTATTATCACAAGTATAGGTTCAGTTTGGTTCCGGTGTATGGTTGTGACTCGAATGGTCTTCAAGCTGCTTATTCGGCACCGGTGCCTTATGTCAAAGATGGTCTTCTTTTTTACAACAAGTAATTGATAACTATTTCATTACGTGATTTTTCTTGAAGCAAACCTTTCTGCTAGTGCCAAGTGCCAACCTAATGGATTGTTTTGCCAGATTGTTTAGAGCCGTTATCTGATAGCTTTTTCCATGAGCTACACTTTgctttataagttaaaattggCTTTTGGAGAAGCTATAATGAGATAACTTCAAGATCAACTTATACATAGATTACTTTTAACTTATGAAAGaagttattttattctttcttcttaaGAAGGAGTTTATCCAATCAGCGTTTATTTCAACTCAAGTCATGGTTCTCTTAGGTCGTATAATCTGTTGTGCAATGGGATTTGTTATTAAACATGGGTctattttccctttttaggCTTAGTATTTTGGGTTGACCTTTTTGCTTTGATGTTGTTTTTAGGCATGCTCATTATCAGGCAGGAATTACGCCTTTAGCATTAGTTTGGAAGGATGAAAACTGTAGTCAATATGTTATGGACACGGACAGTAAAGGACAGGTTCCGAACCAACAGCAGGTTTTCCCTTGCTTCCTTTTCATCTTTCATTGCTTTGCTTTCGGTGCCTTTTCTTTGCtgcttatatttatattgtatgcTTTTGTGGTTTTCCATACTTTAGATTGGAAGTTGTATGTATGGAACACCGGTTTCCCTTGTTAGGCACCCATGGAAAATTTTTCTTGCTTCATGTTTTCATTGCAGCCGTCTACCGTCTAATAAAATTGTTCAATTAGAGCTGGAAGGGAAACTGCATACGTACCAATGCAGACATGTGGTTGCTTTGATACAGTTTTAGGTTGCATAGAGATGGAGAGAAGATACTGTATGTGAACATGTGCACTTCCAGAAACTTCTTTTGTGTGGTATCTAGTTTGTTGAGTTATATCCTGATGCTACAGAAATAGGAGAAACTCACCGGCATATGCCATAAGCGGAGCCCTGACATCTTCTAAGTTCAAGTTTAGGCTGGCATCAATTCCCTCTTTCCTTCTTTCTAGAATGGAAATTATCATTGTGTTATGAACATATGATGGCTTAACATTGGCTATTGTTCTTTTTTAACTACGTTgcattttttatgatgataaattgATAATGAATCTACCTGCAAGTGGCTTGAAGCtcagacaatttttttaaaaactttaaaactgaaaaaaatgcATAATTACATTCAGTGTTCTAATTATATTTGACATTGGATACCTAGCTTGTAAAGCAATTGATTGAGCAGTTTTATATTGTGCACGAGGATGTTAAATTTTAGATGGTCAAATGTGATATAGAAAAACACGATTGAATGATAGCTTGGCTTCGTGaaatttggatttaattttgttttagcCTTGATACAGCAGTAAACTTGCTGCTTATGGACTTGGAGGTCATGGGTTCAACTCCTGGAAACAACTCCTCTTTGTGGTTTTGTACGTCAATCCTCCTTAGACTTCATTAGGGGGAAGAAGTGTGCATTAGGATGCCCATTTTGTTAGTGAAATATGTATTTTCTTCATGTGCATCTCTAGAGGTTTTGGAAACCATAGTTTTGGTGATTATAATAAAGGTAAGAGATATTAGTTAAGGAAACatgattcttttaattttgaactgaTTGTGGAATGTTGTTATTTTgtaactaattatttaaaacatgaGGCTGACCAGAGTTTAAGACTGTAAATTTCATCCTCCCCAAATCCACTGCCCTACATTGGAGAAAGCCTTCTGGACTGGTGCATAGGAATAAGATCAGTTCATACTAGGTACCAAACTTTGTAGAAAGACACTTTCAACAGCTTTATTATGCAAAATAAACTACATAAATTGTTAGGCCTCTACTGGTAGTTAGGAAGAAGTCTGTATAAAAGGGGTTGGGGTGCTTTGGGAGAGTCAGTTTTGGAGTATTATTGTTGTGCGGGAACTCTTGGAGTTCTTTGgggagaggttaagctctctaATTACCTTGTATTCACCACTTTCTTGATTCTTTTGCAATAAAAGGAGGCTGTACAATTTAGAGGAATTGTTCTTTGTGTGTTTTCGAGTGTTTTCCATAGGTTCTTGATTACAAGAACCTatcatttggtccgacctgccggatcaaGAAGGGGAAGAATCAGTAATGAGTAGCCAAACGGAGGGAAAATTAGACAATCTTGAGATCACCGTGGAGCGCATTAAGGAGGAGACGGCGACAATTAGACGCGACTTACAGCAAATGATGAGGATGATGGGCGGGGGTCATAACAATCAGGAGGGAGGCTTCGAAGGGGGAAGTAGCTCCGTGAACGATAATAATGGGAGGCGTGGTAATGGGGGAAGTCAACCGAATTGGAGGAAGAGAGTAGACTTACCTGGGTTTGAAGGGCAAGAACCACATGTTTGGATTAACAGGGCTGAGCGTTTATTTGACATACAGAAGGTGGCGGAAGAAGATAAGGTAGAGCTCGCTTATATGAGTATGGAAGGGAGTGCGAGTTACTGGTTCAAGATTTGGAAAGACAAAGCCAAGAACCGTTCTTGGCCGGGCTTGAAGGCGGCGCTGATAAACCGATTTGGAGGGGGATTTCGTGGAACGGTGTACGAGCAGCTGGTGACGCTACGACAAGATGGGTCGGTGGAGGAATTTACCCGCAACTTCGAGATGTTACTGGGACAAACGCAGGGTTTGTCGGAGGAACTGGCGTTGGGATTTTTCTTGGCCGGATTACGGGAAGAAATAAAGGGGCAAGTCTGTATCTAGGACCCAAAAGAATTGGAGGTGGCAATAAGGATAGCGCGGGACGCGGAAGACGCTATATACAAAGCGAGGGGAGGCAGTTGGAGCGGAGTAAGATGGAACGCAGGAGGATCGCGAGCTTCAACCACTGTGGTTCGAGGGGAGACCGATCGACAACCAGCGATTCGGCCAAGAGGTGTGGAAACGAACGGGGCTAACCAGAGAGAAGGTCCATTGACGGCGAACAGCGGACGAGGTGGAGTTGTAGGGGGCGACGACAGCCGGGGAAGAGCGGTAAGGAATTTGCCTTCCCCAGAGTTTCTGAAAAGGTGCGAAGAAGGGCGGTGTTTTTGTTGTCGGGGGCCCTTTGCTCCTGGTCACAAGTGTTCGGAGAAGAGCTTACGGGTGTTGCTCTTGGCGGAAGACGAGGAGGACGAAACGACTGAAGGTGGGAATCAGGAGGAGAAGCCTATGGAATTTTCGGCTTGTTCGGTGGAGGGGTTGACCCTACTCAAAACCATGAAACTGACCGAGCAGATTGGAGATCGGAAAGTGGTGGG
Proteins encoded:
- the LOC106752680 gene encoding snurportin-1 isoform X1 encodes the protein MAPSDLRRPFKRPLISDQEKRRAQSLLRQAQNRQDAQRHARFLVSTVLTLPSQSYVPESQPEPEPELQVELELTESISSSGSNSLENLDVLGASKLKAAEARKWFAKQLMLPEWMIDVPNNLAQDWFVFARPSGKRCFVVSCNGTTISRLRNGSILNRFPSALPSGARKKESGSSQSYSILDCIFHELDQTYYVIDMVCWRGYSLSDCTAEFRFFWLNSKLAESGACEPPSYYHKYRFSLVPVYGCDSNGLQAAYSAPVPYVKDGLLFYNKHAHYQAGITPLALVWKDENCSQYVMDTDSKGQVPNQQQVVLELQEDGKLTTSDDPPIVFGCLDGSFIQQSGLHSGCLVRFSIGEGGLILMDGKLEKADLHYLGKANRARGSADSFSKVMFQYSIRHSPLKIDVLLESVSSPVDQESTACDVEMDG
- the LOC106752680 gene encoding snurportin-1 isoform X2 — translated: MAPSDLRRPFKRPLISDQEKRRAQSLLRQAQNRQDAQRHARFLVSTVLTLPSQSYVPESQPEPEPELQVELELTESISSSGSNSLENLDVLGASKLKAAEARKWFAKQLMLPEWMIDVPNNLAQDWFVFARPSGKRCFVVSCNGTTISRLRNGSILNRFPSALPSGARKKESGSSQSYSILDCIFHELDQTYYVIDMVCWRGYSLSDCTAEFRFFWLNSKLAESGACEPPSYYHKYRFSLVPVYGCDSNGLQAAYSAPVPYVKDGLLFYNKHAHYQAGITPLALVWKDENCSQYVMDTDSKGQVPNQQQVVLELQEDGKLTTSDDPPIVFGCLDGSFIQQSGLHSGCLVRFSIGEGGLILMDGKLEKADLHYLGKANRARGSADSFSKVLLTTMLQFYTFRLCSNTVFDTPP